Proteins encoded in a region of the Capra hircus breed San Clemente chromosome 3, ASM170441v1, whole genome shotgun sequence genome:
- the LOC102184399 gene encoding olfactory receptor 12-like, with the protein MSPYGNRTLSVVPLQKFVLDGFGGGPHTQALLFALFLALYVVAVLGNLTMMVVITLDARLHSPMYFFLKNLSFLDLGYSSVIYPKALFDLMSSTKVITFAGCATQFFFFSTMITTEGFLLAVMAYDRFVAICSPLHYPISMRPSVCARLVLGAYCGGCLNSILQTSFTFSLPFCSSNHIDHFLCDVPPLLKLACADTTVSELVMFGLCGLIIVGTILVVLVSYGYVTVTILRMHLGGGRHKLFSTCGSHMTAVSLFYGTVFVMYAQPGAVASMEQGKVVSVFYTLVIPMLNPLIYSLRNKDVQDALRRLGQRHSILRRG; encoded by the exons ATGTCACCCTATGGGAACAGAACCCTCTCAGTGGTGCCTCTGCAGAAGTTTGTGCTGGATGGGTTTGGGGGTGGCCCACACACCCAGGCCCTGCTCTTTGCTCTGTTCCTGGCCCTGTACGTGGTGGCCGTCCTGGGGAACCTCACCATGATGGTGGTCATCACCCTGGATGCCCGTCTGCACTCCCCGATGTACTTCTTCCTCAAGAACCTCTCCTTCCTGGACTTGGGCTACTCATCTGTCATTTACCCCAAGGCCCTGTTTGACTTAATGTCATCGACCAAGGTCATCACCTTTGCAGGCTGTGCCACCCAGTTCTTCTTCTTCTCCACCATGATCACCACTGAGGGGTTCCTCTTGgctgtgatggcctatgaccgcttcgTGGCCATCTGCAGCCCCCTGCACTACCCCATCTCCATGCGTCCCTCAGTCTGTGCCCGCCTGGTGCTGGGCGCCTACTGTGGGGGCTGCCTCAACTCCATCCTGCAGACCAGCTTCACATTCAGCCTCCCGTTCTGCAGCTCCAACCACATTGACCACTTCCTCTGTGATGTGCCGCCTCTGCTCAAGCTTGCCTGTGCCGACACAACCGTCAGTGAGCTGGTCATGTTTGGCCTCTGTGGCCTCATCATCGTGGGCACCATACTTGTGGTCCTCGTCTCCTATGGCTATGTCACAGTGACCATCCTGAGGATGCACTTAGGAGGAGGGAGGCACAAGCTCTTCTCCACCTGCGGCTCCCACATGACAGCCGTGTCCCTCTTTTATGGGACCGTTTTTGTCATGTATGCCCAGCCGGGAGCTGTGGCGTCCATGGAGCAGGGCAAGGTGGTCTCTGTCTTCTACACCCTGGTCATCCCGATGCTCAACCCCCTCATCTACAGCCTGAGAAACAAGGACGTGCAGGATGCCCTGAGGAGACTGGGGCAGAGACACTCA atattaagaagaggt